From the genome of Methanobrevibacter smithii ATCC 35061, one region includes:
- a CDS encoding 50S ribosomal protein L15e, whose product MYKYIRDAWKNPDESYVRELMWERAPKWRRQSAVQRIERPTRLDRARSLGYRAKKGFVLVRTRVRRGGRRKSRFIGGRKPKRMGVNKITQAKSIQRIAEERVAKKYPNLEVLNSYWVWADGKYKYYEVILVDPQSPSIVNDEKINWICSKKHTNRALRGLTSAGTKGRGLTSKGKGSEQARRKK is encoded by the coding sequence ATGTATAAATATATTAGAGATGCATGGAAAAACCCAGATGAATCCTATGTAAGGGAATTAATGTGGGAAAGAGCTCCTAAATGGAGAAGGCAATCAGCAGTTCAAAGAATTGAAAGACCAACCAGGCTTGATAGAGCTAGAAGTTTAGGTTACAGAGCTAAAAAAGGTTTCGTTTTAGTAAGAACCAGAGTAAGACGTGGTGGAAGAAGGAAATCTCGTTTTATCGGAGGACGTAAACCTAAAAGAATGGGTGTAAACAAAATTACCCAAGCTAAATCCATTCAAAGGATTGCTGAAGAACGTGTAGCTAAAAAATACCCTAATTTAGAAGTATTAAACTCTTACTGGGTATGGGCTGACGGTAAATATAAATATTATGAAGTTATTTTAGTAGATCCACAAAGTCCTTCTATTGTTAATGATGAAAAAATCAATTGGATTTGCTCCAAAAAACACACTAACAGAGCTCTCAGAGGCTTAACTAGTGCTGGAACTAAA